Within Myxococcales bacterium, the genomic segment GGTCCCCCGGCCGCCATCGATCGCGATGACGATCGCGCCCTCGCTGGTTGCACGCCCGGCTCGCTTGCCGGCTTTGGAAAGGCCGCGCTCGCGCAGCAACTCGAGAGCTCTTTCGGGATCTCCTGCGGCCTCGGTCAAAACCTTCTTGCAATCCATCATTCCTGCGCCGGTCGATTCGCGCAGCGCCTTCACGTCTGCGGCTGAAACACTTGCCATGGGATCTACCTTTCTCTCTTGCGTTCGGTCTTCAATGAAGTTCCGTGCATATGCTCGGTGGTGGCTTGATGATTCCCCGTATCAGCCTTCGCTCGAAGCTTCTTCCGCCTTCGGCTCGGGGGTGCCGGTCGGCGCTGCCGCCGCAGTCTCTTCGGGCTTGTCCGGCGTTGCCTCGGATTTGGCTTCGGACTTGGCTCCGGACTTGGCGTCGGCACCTGCTTTGGCTCCGGACTTCTTGTCGTCGCCCCAGCCTCCCGAACTGCGGGTGCGGCCCGAGCCGCCATCCTGATTGCCGCGTCCGCGTCTGGGTGCCTGCTTGATCTCGACGACGCGTCGGCCGGTTGAGGTTGTCCCCGTCTTCGTGTCCTTCTCGACCTTGGGCTGCGAAGCGAGCTTGGCAGCGTGGAGCGCGGCGCCCTCGATGCAGGCGTCCGCGACGGCATTGCAGTACAGCTCCACCGATCGAATCGCGTCGTCGTTGCCCGGGATCGGAAAATCGATGCCATTGGGACTGCAGTTGCTATCCACCACGCCGATCACGCTGATCCCCAATCGTTGGGCCTCAGAAACCGCGATCGCCTCCTTGCCGACATCGATCACAAAGATCGCGGCCGGCAACTTGGTCATCTCCCTCATGCCGGCGAGCGACTTGGCGTACTTGTCGCAGGCCCGGCTCATGCGGGCGAGTTCTTTCTTCGAAAGTGCATCGCGCTTGTCTTCGTCGGCCTGAATCTCGAGCATCAACTTGTACTGGTCGATCGACTTCTTGACCGTCTTCCAGTTGGTCATCATGCCGCCGAGCCAGCGCGAATTGACGTAAGCCTGTTTGCAGCGACCCGCGCTCGCCATGATATGG encodes:
- the rpsB gene encoding 30S ribosomal protein S2; this translates as MAQAFEATEVTIQSLLEAGVHFGHQTHRWNPQMKRFIFGSRNGTHIIDLDQTLPLFKKALAHLREVTSEGKGVLFVGTKRQAAPHIMASAGRCKQAYVNSRWLGGMMTNWKTVKKSIDQYKLMLEIQADEDKRDALSKKELARMSRACDKYAKSLAGMREMTKLPAAIFVIDVGKEAIAVSEAQRLGISVIGVVDSNCSPNGIDFPIPGNDDAIRSVELYCNAVADACIEGAALHAAKLASQPKVEKDTKTGTTSTGRRVVEIKQAPRRGRGNQDGGSGRTRSSGGWGDDKKSGAKAGADAKSGAKSEAKSEATPDKPEETAAAAPTGTPEPKAEEASSEG